From Podospora bellae-mahoneyi strain CBS 112042 chromosome 3, whole genome shotgun sequence, the proteins below share one genomic window:
- a CDS encoding hypothetical protein (EggNog:ENOG503P2P2; COG:S) yields the protein MNASYSSYEAEIWQRDDAVFSLYRPRGGHTQSEVLDSWLELIQAYSKILPESFTDRSDFPPAISGLAGLYHRYLKASKGVVDAFLDPEKDYIAGYWRQDIPRSILWHLVTNPTATPTLPNYISSLHYQSHELHLHSWSQISRGYTNSILNNKRCGIYPHNPLNSNNNNSNNFKPEMEILNPHNITPLGEKNPFGAIRPNPHLHIRTKVLDFATIPDNRRVFSVGSPIHHHHHHHRPRVSTEFELRYNLHPLCLVTLDFAPNHNNSHTNQRTLDDDDDVKSDLLLSHASWPWWVGIAALTRLVWFYILYSHHHHHQRRVVVVPHNTNTFTE from the coding sequence atgAATGCTTCCTACAGCAGTTACGAAGCAGAAATATGGCAGCGTGACGACGCTGTGTTTAGCCTTTACCGACCCAGAGGCGGCCACACTCAGTCGGAAGTCTTGGATAGCTGGTTGGAATTGATACAAGCCTACAGCAAAATCCTGCCCGAATCGTTCACAGACAGGAGTGACTTCCCTCCTGCCATCTCAGGTCTGGCAGGCTTGTACCACCGATACTTAAAAGCAAGCAAaggcgttgttgatgcttTTCTCGACCCAGAGAAAGACTACATAGCCGGTTACTGGCGACAGGACATCCCCCGAAGCATCCTCTGGCACCtcgtcaccaaccccacagcAACTCCAACATTACCAAACTACATCAGCTCTCTGCACTACCAATCTCACGAGCTTCACCTACACTCGTGGAGCCAGATCTCCCGAGGATACACCAACTCAATCTTGAACAACAAACGATGCGGGATATACCcgcacaaccccctcaacagcaacaacaacaacagcaacaacttCAAACCCGAAATGGAAATCCTCAACCCAcacaacatcacccccctgGGGGAGAAGAACCCCTTCGGCGCCATCCGaccaaacccccacctccacatcAGAACCAAAGTCTTGGACTTTGCCACCATCCCAGACAACAGGCGGGTCTTCTCCGTCGGATCAccaattcaccaccaccaccaccaccaccgcccccgtgTCTCGACCGAGTTCGAGCTCCGATATAACCTACACCCGCTCTGTCTCGTCACGCTAGACTTTGcacccaaccacaacaacagtcACACGAACCAGAGGACactggacgacgacgacgacgtcaaatctgacctcctcctctcccacgccAGCTGGCCTTGGTGGGTCGGTATAGCAGCATTGACCCGCTTGGTCTGGTTTTATATCCTATactcccaccatcaccaccaccaaagacgagtggtggtggttccccacaacaccaacactTTTACCGAGTAG
- a CDS encoding hypothetical protein (EggNog:ENOG503P2P2; COG:S), with protein sequence MGTIASFSGLHLRVIFDDNLPIEVPRPVIIKWVAEAAPNNEHLHTVLYLQPRQDCIQDSYLRWARDQIAECEKHDHQLADDSFCPERLLDVQGTELRLVAREEAFTAAQIPKYAALSYCWGSTDDDARAQITLTQGSLAQHRLGIQFKRLPLSVQDAVAMSRALSLRYLWVDALCISQDDPADWDRQCVDMHKIYGNAFVTLCAASSQSCRQGFLQPKPEHRILMPYRSCFAPFSGQYCWRLRGVEADIDYASAMTSLRIAFVAGDTRH encoded by the exons ATGGGTACGATTGCCAGCTTCAGCGGACTCCATTTGAGAGTTATATTTGATGACAACCTTCCCATCGAGGTCCCTAGACCGGTTATTATCAAGTGGGTTGCGGAAGCCGCTCCGA ATAATGAACATCTGCATACCGTCTTGTACTTGCAGCCGAGGCAAGACTGCATCCAAGACAGTTATCTTCGTTGGGCCCGTGACCAGATTGCCGAGTGTGAGAAGCACGACCACCAGTTGGCGGATGATTCCTTTTGCCCAGAGAGGCTACTGGACGTACAGGGCACCGAGTTACGTTTGGTGGCACGCGAAGAAGCCTTCACGGCAGCACAGATTCCGAAGTATGCCGCTCTCAGTTACTGCTGGGGCTCGAcagatgatgatgctcgCGCGCAAATCACACTGACCCAAGGAAGTCTCGCCCAGCACCGGCTTGGGATCCAGTTCAAAAGGCTACCTCTCTCGGTGCAGGATGCGGTTGCCATGAGCAGGGCCCTTTCCCTGCGCTACCTGTGGGTTGATGCACTTTGCATCTCGCAGGACGATCCAGCTGACTGGGACCGACAATGCGTGGATATGCACAAGATCTACGGCAACGCCTTTGTCACCCTCTGCGCTGCTTCTTCACAGAGCTGTCGCCAGGGGTTCCTCCAGCCTAAACCAGAGCATCGGATCTTGATGCCATACCGGTCATGCTTTGCGCCCTTTTCTGGGCAGTACTGCTGGCGACTGAGGGGGGTCGAAGCCGATATTGACTACGCCTCTGCAATGACAAGCCTCAGGATCGCATTTGTCGCCGGGGATACTCGACATTAG